In Ipomoea triloba cultivar NCNSP0323 chromosome 7, ASM357664v1, a single genomic region encodes these proteins:
- the LOC116024000 gene encoding uncharacterized protein LOC116024000 produces MIFKDQFKKNQIIEPISTYTVMRVLRDELSVSTYCQKLSDDQEKDLMSKMIEEDEEGSEESDMEGSKGDEVSTPTSTQQLKERVDVVDCEDIDTAKGCLLDQLSSSIKLKKSKLALIKQVKL; encoded by the exons ATGATATTCAAGGACCAGTTCAAAAAGAATCAAATCATAGAACCTATATCTACATACACTGTCATGAGAGTGTTAAGGGATGAGTTGTCGGTTTCTACCTACTGTCAGAAATTGAGTGATGACCAGGAAAAGGATTTGATGTCTAAGATGatagaagaggatgaagaaggcTCTGAAGAATCAGATATG GAAGGTTCTAAGGGCGATGAGGTTAGTACTCCTACAAGTACACAACAGTTGAAAGAGAGAGTGGACGTGGTTGACTGTGAAGACATTGATACTGCCAAGGGATGCCTCTTGGATCAATTATCTTCCTCCATCAAATTGAAGAAGTCTAAGTTAGCTCTTATTAAACAGGTGAAACTGTAA
- the LOC116025772 gene encoding protein argonaute 5-like, which produces MRCVVKANHFLVDIADRDLNHYDVTITPEVLSKKVCRVIMNKLASDYTQTHLGNRMLAYDGGKSVYTAGELPFKSMDFVVKLADDKGSSRREREYKVSIKFATKHSLYHLQQFLQSRQLDAPQETIQVLDVVLRTNPSSLYQVVGRSFFSSQFGEGQLSDGLDYWKGFYQSLRPCQMGLSLNIDVSARAFYEPILVSEYVKKFVRDLSRPLTDQDRIKIKRDLRGVKVEFNHLSYTRRYKISGLSSQPAHQLIFELDGGEKISVGQYFRQKYNIVLQYPMLPAIQSGSDARPVYVPMEVCTIVKGQRYTRKLNERQVTQLLRAACKRPPEREKIIEQIIEKNEYNKKELVKTEFGMQLRTALTQIDARVLPPPRIKYHESGRESLVDPRVGVWNMINKKMVDAARVEFWACVNFSRCKDPDRFCGELLEMCCSKGMDFNPSPLVPIHSFHPSKIEKTLIDIHKDCTARISSMKKSGNLQLLIIILPDVSGSYGKIKRICETELGIVSQCCQPRQAAKYNNKQYLENVSLKINVKVGGRNCFLELAVQRNIPYLTDRPTIIFGADVTHPSPGEDTSSSIAAVVASMDWPHVTKYRGLVSAQQHREEIIQGLYKTHQDPQRGTVHGGMIRELLIEFRKSTGRKPERIIFYRDGVSEGQFCQVLLEEMDAIRKACNSLEANYLPPVTFVVVQKRHHTRLFPANHDDRRMTDKSGNILPGTVVDTKICHPTEFDFYLCSHAGIQGTSRPAHYHVLYDENAFTADALQNLTNCLCYTYARCTKSVSIVPPAYYAHLAAFRARYYVEDEVSDGSSGMAGGRATRENTANVRPLPAIKDNVKAVMFYC; this is translated from the exons ATGAGATGTGTTGTAAAAGCAAATCATTTTCTGGTTGATATTGCAGACAGGGATTTGAACCACTACGAT GTGACCATTACTCCTGAAGTCCTATCAAAGAAAGTTTGTAGGGTTATTATGAACAAGCTAGCTTCAGATTATACCCAAACTCACTTGGGCAACCGGATGCTTGCCTATGATGGAGGCAAGAGTGTTTATACTGCAGGGGAATTGCCCTTCAAATCCATGGATTTTGTTGTAAAGTTAGCTGATGATAAGGGAAGTTCAAG GCGAGAAAGAGAATATAAGGTATCAATCAAATTTGCTACCAAACATAGTCTGTATCATCTACAGCAATTTTTGCAAAGCAGGCAGCTTGATGCCCCACAGGAAACCATACAAGTTCTTGATGTGGTTTTGAGGACAAATCCATCATCCCT ATATCAAGTTGTGGGGAGATCATTTTTCTCAAGTCAGTTTGGAGAAGGCCAACTATCTGATGGTTTGGATTACTGGAAAGGATTTTATCAGAGCCTTCGCCCATGTCAAATGGGGCTATCGTTGAATATAG ATGTGTCTGCTAGAGCATTTTATGAACCCATTTTGGTTTCTGAGTATGTGAAGAAGTTTGTTAGAGATTTGAGTAGGCCTTTGACAGATCAAGACCGTATAAAG ATTAAAAGAGATTTGAGGGGTGTTAAGGTGGAATTCAATCATCTAAGTTACACTAGGCGCTATAAAATATCTGGATTGTCTTCCCAACCAGCTCATCAGTTGAT TTTTGAGCTTGATGGGGGAGAGAAGATTTCTGTAGGCCAGTACTTCCGTCAGAAATACAATATTGTACTTCAATATCCCATGTTGCCTGCCATTCAGTCCGGTAGTGATGCTAGACCTGTATATGTACCCATGGAG GTTTGCACAATTGTTAAGGGACAACGATATACAAGAAAACTTAATGAAAGACAAGTAACTCAGTTGCTAAGAGCAGCATGCAAACGTCCTCCTGAGAGGGAGAAAATAATTGAGCAG ATAATTGAGAAGAATGAGTATAACAAGAAGGAATTAGTGAAGACTGAATTTGGAATGCAGTTAAGGACTGCACTTACTCAAATTGATGCACGTGTCCTTCCACCACCAAGG ATAAAATATCATGAATCTGGGCGTGAATCCCTTGTTGATCCTAGGGTTGGAGTGTGGAACATGATAAATAAG AAAATGGTTGATGCTGCAAGGGTGGAATTTTGGGCATGTGTCAACTTCTCACGGTGTAAAGATCCAGATAGGTTTTGTGGAGAATTACTTGAGATGTGCTGCAGTAAAGGGATG gaTTTCAATCCATCCCCTTTGGTTCCTATTCATTCTTTTCATCCTAGTAAGATTGAAAAGACATTGATTGATATTCATAAAGACTGCACTGCTAGAATTTCAAGTATGAAGAAGAGTGGAAATTTACAGCTTCTGATAATTATTCTTCCTGATGTTAGCGGGTCCTATG GAAAGATCAAGAGGATTTGTGAGACAGAGTTGGGAATTGTCTCTCAGTGTTGTCAACCTAGACAAGCAGCCAAGTATAATAACAAGCAATATCTTGAGAATGTTTCACTAAAGATAAATGTTAAG GTTGGCGGAAGAAACTGTTTTTTGGAGCTAGCTGTGCAGAGAAACATACCTTACCTGACTGATCGCCCGACGATAATCTTTGGGGCTGATGTTACTCATCCATCTCCAGGGGAGGACACAAGTTCTTCAATTGCTGCA gTGGTTGCATCAATGGATTGGCCTCATGTTACAAAGTATAGAGGGCTGGTTTCTGCACAGCAGCATCGTGAAGAGATCATCCAGGGGCTTTATAAAACACATCAGGATCCACAAAGAGGAACGGTTCATGGTGGCATGATTAG GGAATTACTAATTGAGTTCAGAAAGTCAACAGGGCGTAAGCCAGAGAGAATCATATTTTATAG AGATGGAGTGAGTGAAGGACAATTTTGTCAagtgttgttagaagaaatggACGCAATTCGAAAG GCATGCAATTCATTGGAGGCAAATTATCTACCTCCAGTTACCTTTGTTGTAGTGCAGAAGAGGCACCACACACGCTTGTTCCCTGCTAATCATGATGATCGCAGAATGACAGATAAAAGTGGCAACATACTACCAG GCACTGTGGTTGATACGAAGATTTGCCACCCAACAGAATTTGATTTCTACCTTTGCAGCCATGCTGGTATCCAG GGGACCAGCCGTCCTGCTCATTACCATGTGCTGTATGATGAGAACGCATTCACTGCAGATGCTTTGCAGAACCTAACAAATTGCTTGTGTTATAC CTATGCTCGATGCACTAAATCAGTCTCCAttg TTCCACCTGCATATTATGCGCATTTGGCCGCTTTTCGTGCCAGGTATTATGTTGAGGATGAAGTATCAGATGGATCCTCTGGAATGGCGGGCGGCAGGGCTACTAGGGAAAACACTGCTAATGTTAGGCCATTGCCTGCCATTAAGGACAATGTGAAGGCCGTTATGTTTTACTGCTGA